In a genomic window of Alphaproteobacteria bacterium:
- a CDS encoding methyltransferase, with protein sequence MSADDPIHVLNRRVRLYQPVEGFRTSLDSVMLAAACPAKAGQSVLDLGCGVGSAGLCVAARVPGIALSGIDIQADHVALADRNAALNGVAASFVCADIRDYEGAPQDHVIANPPFSESGKHTPSPSPSKALARGHMEEDLILKDWIDAGFHNLKNGGTLTVIHMAGETHTIIQALGKRFGAVEILPLWPRAGVPAKRVILRAIKNRKTPSVIHPGLVLHEADGAYTAAADRVLRDGDGI encoded by the coding sequence ATGAGTGCAGACGATCCCATCCATGTCCTGAACCGACGCGTTCGACTTTACCAGCCCGTTGAAGGGTTCCGCACCTCTCTGGACAGCGTGATGCTGGCGGCGGCGTGTCCGGCCAAGGCGGGGCAGAGTGTCCTGGATCTCGGCTGCGGGGTGGGCAGCGCGGGGCTGTGCGTGGCGGCGCGGGTACCGGGGATAGCTCTGTCGGGGATCGACATACAAGCGGATCATGTGGCGCTGGCGGACAGGAACGCTGCGCTGAACGGCGTTGCGGCATCTTTTGTTTGCGCGGATATAAGAGATTATGAAGGGGCGCCGCAGGATCACGTCATCGCCAACCCGCCTTTTTCCGAGTCGGGAAAGCACACGCCCTCCCCCTCCCCCTCGAAGGCTTTGGCGCGAGGGCATATGGAGGAGGATTTGATCCTCAAGGACTGGATCGATGCGGGGTTCCACAATCTGAAAAACGGCGGGACGTTGACCGTCATTCATATGGCGGGGGAGACGCATACAATCATTCAAGCTTTGGGAAAGAGATTCGGCGCGGTGGAGATACTCCCCCTCTGGCCGCGGGCGGGGGTTCCGGCGAAGCGCGTGATCCTGCGCGCGATCAAGAACCGCAAGACGCCCAGCGTGATTCATCCCGGACTCGTCCTGCATGAGGCGGACGGGGCGTATACAGCGGCGGCGGATAGGGTTTTGAGGGATGGGGATGGTATCTAG
- the cysC gene encoding adenylyl-sulfate kinase, with translation MSAEPAIKIVKSDKVKRKQSTHQQLRVVIVGHVDHGKSTLIGRLLYDTNSLPEGKAEEIEAICKRRGTDVVEWSFVLDAFQAERDQAITIDSTQIWFSTDHRDYVIIDAPGHREFLKNMISGAAAADAAILVVDGSEGVQEQTRRHAYLLHLLGLQQIAVVVNKMDMVKHDPEAFENVSREVRDYLHTIGVTPRFIIPISARHGDMIAGRGDSMDWYSGKTLIEVLDSFENATLPVSRPLRFPVQDVYRFQEKRIIVGRVESGILRKGDRLMFSPGNEEATVTSIEVWPEDKDKVEARPGEAIGITLDQRLFVERGHIGSHTKNPPMLSNVFRSSIFWLSQKALRVGNSYKIRYGSHEAMVTVQSIDKVIDTQDLADQADKSEVKRNTVAEITLRARDLLPIDPYVDNERLGRIVIYEGYDIAGGGVISMEGYADQRRRRAPKSENIHKVEHLLNHDVRAKRAGHRGGVFWFTGLSGSGKSTLAMAVEKALFEKGHATYVLDGDNIRHGLNRDLGFSPKDRSENIRRIGHVAALMADAGVVVISAFISPYRADRERARSAAQDRFNEIYISADIDTCEKRDPKGLYKKARAGEIKDFTGIDSPYEKPENPELIVDSARQDVETCVEQIVAYIERQIALGDLAGDGKGREQVLDYVV, from the coding sequence ATGAGCGCAGAACCAGCAATCAAGATCGTAAAAAGTGACAAGGTGAAGCGGAAGCAAAGCACGCATCAGCAGCTCCGCGTGGTCATCGTGGGCCACGTCGATCATGGAAAATCCACCCTGATAGGGCGTCTGCTCTATGACACGAACTCGCTCCCCGAAGGTAAGGCCGAGGAAATCGAAGCCATCTGCAAACGGCGCGGAACGGACGTTGTCGAATGGTCCTTCGTTCTGGATGCCTTTCAGGCCGAGCGCGATCAGGCCATTACCATCGACTCGACGCAAATTTGGTTTTCCACCGACCACCGCGATTACGTGATTATCGACGCACCAGGGCACCGCGAATTTCTGAAGAATATGATTTCCGGCGCCGCCGCCGCCGATGCCGCCATCCTCGTCGTTGACGGGTCGGAAGGCGTACAGGAGCAGACCCGCCGCCACGCCTATTTGCTTCACCTTCTGGGCCTGCAGCAAATCGCGGTCGTCGTCAACAAGATGGATATGGTCAAGCATGACCCCGAGGCGTTCGAGAATGTCTCCCGCGAAGTGCGCGATTACCTGCATACCATCGGCGTCACCCCGCGCTTTATCATCCCAATTTCTGCCCGCCACGGCGACATGATCGCCGGACGCGGCGATTCGATGGACTGGTATTCCGGCAAGACTCTGATCGAAGTTCTGGACAGTTTCGAGAACGCCACGCTGCCCGTCTCGCGCCCGCTGCGTTTCCCGGTGCAGGACGTCTACCGTTTTCAGGAAAAGCGCATTATCGTCGGCCGCGTGGAAAGCGGCATCCTCCGCAAGGGCGACCGCCTGATGTTCTCCCCCGGTAACGAGGAAGCGACCGTAACCTCCATCGAAGTCTGGCCCGAGGATAAGGACAAGGTCGAGGCCCGCCCCGGCGAGGCCATTGGTATAACGCTGGACCAGCGCCTGTTCGTCGAGCGCGGCCATATCGGGTCGCACACCAAGAACCCGCCGATGCTCTCCAACGTGTTCAGATCGAGCATCTTCTGGCTCTCGCAAAAGGCTCTGAGGGTCGGTAATTCATATAAAATCCGTTATGGCTCGCACGAAGCGATGGTCACGGTTCAGTCCATCGATAAGGTGATTGACACGCAGGATCTCGCCGATCAGGCCGACAAGAGCGAGGTCAAGCGCAACACGGTGGCGGAAATCACCCTGCGGGCCCGTGATCTGCTGCCCATCGACCCTTACGTGGACAATGAGCGTTTGGGCCGGATTGTCATATACGAAGGCTACGACATCGCCGGCGGCGGCGTCATCAGTATGGAAGGCTATGCCGACCAGCGCCGCAGACGCGCCCCCAAATCCGAAAACATCCATAAGGTCGAACACCTGCTCAACCACGATGTTCGCGCAAAACGCGCCGGACACAGGGGCGGGGTCTTCTGGTTCACCGGACTCTCTGGCTCAGGAAAATCGACTCTCGCCATGGCGGTTGAAAAGGCGCTCTTCGAAAAAGGCCACGCGACCTACGTTCTGGACGGCGACAATATCCGCCACGGTCTGAACCGCGATCTGGGCTTCTCTCCGAAAGACCGCTCGGAAAACATCCGCCGGATCGGTCATGTCGCTGCATTGATGGCCGATGCCGGAGTGGTCGTGATTTCGGCCTTTATATCGCCCTACCGCGCCGACCGCGAACGCGCCCGCAGCGCCGCGCAGGATCGCTTCAATGAAATTTACATTTCCGCTGACATCGATACGTGCGAAAAGCGCGATCCGAAGGGACTCTACAAAAAGGCGCGGGCAGGGGAGATCAAGGATTTCACCGGGATCGATTCGCCCTACGAAAAACCTGAAAATCCTGAGTTGATCGTGGACAGCGCCCGTCAGGACGTCGAAACCTGCGTCGAGCAAATCGTGGCCTATATTGAACGCCAGATTGCTCTAGGTGACCTCGCCGGGGACGGCAAGGGCAGGGAACAGGTTCTCGATTATGTCGTCTAA
- a CDS encoding SapC family protein, whose protein sequence is MAKSEGKSEKKASGNQDGGAKQPPAANLPLFYSHPEPLDAKKHSDLSLKRNFGFEFTSTANAVPVNLIEMTQIADSYPIAFSPDGNATPVAILGLRDNENLFVDSRGQWNKHTYIPAYIRRYPFIFSEMPTKDQLTLCVDLDDSVVEKGSDRAFFEKDGTPSQLSKDALEFCKSYHAAAQQTLDFSKALVEKDLLADPRGVRIELAGNRVVNFSGFRIIDQKKLDALDDKTFLEFRKNGWIPFIYAHLFSGSKWHLLSQLLNERLEKEAA, encoded by the coding sequence ATGGCCAAATCTGAAGGAAAATCTGAGAAGAAAGCCTCTGGCAACCAAGACGGCGGCGCGAAGCAACCCCCTGCGGCGAACCTTCCGCTCTTTTATTCTCACCCTGAGCCCCTGGATGCCAAAAAGCATTCCGATTTGTCCCTGAAGCGCAATTTTGGCTTTGAGTTTACCAGCACCGCGAATGCCGTTCCTGTTAACCTTATCGAGATGACGCAGATCGCCGATTCGTATCCTATCGCCTTCAGCCCGGACGGGAACGCCACCCCAGTTGCGATTCTGGGCCTGCGCGACAATGAGAATCTGTTCGTTGATTCGCGGGGACAATGGAACAAGCATACTTATATTCCCGCCTATATCCGGCGCTATCCGTTTATCTTTTCGGAGATGCCTACCAAAGACCAGCTGACGCTTTGCGTCGATCTGGACGACAGTGTGGTCGAAAAGGGTTCCGACCGTGCCTTTTTCGAAAAAGACGGAACCCCCAGCCAGCTTTCCAAAGATGCGCTTGAGTTCTGCAAGTCCTATCATGCCGCCGCCCAGCAAACGCTGGATTTCAGCAAGGCTCTGGTTGAAAAAGATCTTCTCGCCGATCCTCGCGGGGTTCGAATCGAGCTTGCCGGGAACAGGGTTGTCAATTTTTCCGGCTTCCGAATCATCGATCAGAAAAAACTCGATGCACTGGACGACAAGACTTTTCTTGAGTTCCGAAAAAACGGCTGGATTCCGTTTATTTACGCTCATCTCTTTTCCGGTTCAAAGTGGCACCTGCTGAGCCAGTTGCTGAATGAGCGCCTTGAGAAAGAAGCGGCCTAA
- the cysQ gene encoding 3'(2'),5'-bisphosphate nucleotidase CysQ: MSSKLLLHRAALCNRVRRIALEAGQITLDYFDEAGYQGADAKADGSPVTLADQEAEKLIQQKLDEMLPGIPMIGEEASAAGHWPNLSGQEYFWLVDPLDGTKEFISGKGDYTVNIALIHKGEPILGIVYAPAIGELYAGYTEENGNRKALRWLEDTESEKDIHVRKPPKEGLTVVASKSHGSAQRLDQYLSEHKIEKLLKRGSSLKICVIAAGKADLYPRFGPTCEWDTAAGDAVLRAAGGIIKDFQGKPLVYGGSNPQFLNPEFVAAPLGFFE; this comes from the coding sequence ATGTCGTCTAAACTCCTCCTCCACCGCGCCGCGCTCTGCAACAGGGTGCGCCGGATCGCGTTGGAAGCGGGCCAGATCACCCTCGATTACTTTGACGAAGCCGGATATCAAGGCGCAGACGCTAAGGCGGACGGCTCACCCGTCACCTTGGCCGATCAGGAAGCAGAAAAACTTATCCAGCAGAAACTCGACGAAATGTTGCCCGGCATCCCGATGATCGGAGAAGAGGCCAGCGCCGCCGGACACTGGCCAAACCTCTCGGGCCAGGAGTATTTCTGGCTCGTCGATCCTCTGGACGGCACCAAGGAATTTATCTCCGGCAAGGGCGATTACACGGTCAATATTGCTCTTATTCACAAAGGTGAACCGATTCTCGGAATCGTCTATGCTCCCGCCATCGGCGAACTTTATGCCGGCTATACGGAGGAAAACGGGAACAGAAAGGCGCTCCGCTGGCTGGAGGACACCGAATCGGAAAAGGACATTCACGTCCGCAAGCCGCCGAAAGAGGGGCTGACGGTCGTCGCCAGCAAAAGCCACGGCAGCGCCCAGCGCCTCGATCAGTATCTCAGCGAACATAAGATCGAAAAGCTGCTTAAGCGCGGCAGTTCCCTGAAAATATGCGTAATCGCCGCCGGTAAGGCCGATCTTTACCCCCGCTTCGGCCCGACGTGCGAATGGGATACCGCCGCCGGGGACGCAGTTTTGCGCGCCGCAGGAGGGATTATAAAGGATTTTCAGGGAAAACCGCTGGTTTACGGAGGGTCGAATCCGCAATTCCTCAACCCCGAGTTCGTGGCCGCCCCGCTGGGGTTTTTTGAGTAA
- a CDS encoding UDP-glucose/GDP-mannose dehydrogenase family protein yields the protein MRIAMVGTGYVGLVSGTCFAEFGHTVVCVDKDAGKIESLKQGKIPIFEPGLEDLLERQIESGRIEFTTDIKTAVKDAQAVFIAVGTPSRRYGRDADLSYVYEAAREIARNIKGYTVVINKSTVPVGTGAEVERIIREERPDADFDVASNPEFLREGAAIEDFMRPDRVVVGVTGQKAQDVLREIYRPLNLNETPIMFTGRETAEVIKYAANAFLATKITFINEVADLCEKVGADVQQVAKGIGLDGRIGGKFLHAGPGYGGSCFPKDTLALARTGQKFSAPQRIVETVVAVNEDRKARMADKVMDVFGGNVRGKRIGILGVSFKPNTDDMRDAPSLTIIPILQQAGASVAAYDPEAMDHAKTMIEDVEWCKSAYDVAKDADALVIITEWNEFRALDLKRIASAMKSPCIVDLRNIYKIPEMQENNFHYVSIGRKEVCPETNVGLKKVSNA from the coding sequence ATGCGGATCGCAATGGTCGGAACGGGATATGTGGGTCTGGTCTCGGGAACCTGTTTCGCGGAGTTCGGCCATACGGTCGTCTGCGTCGATAAGGACGCCGGGAAGATCGAAAGCCTCAAGCAAGGCAAAATTCCAATTTTTGAGCCGGGCCTGGAAGACCTCCTCGAGCGTCAGATCGAATCCGGTCGTATTGAGTTTACAACCGATATCAAGACCGCCGTGAAAGACGCGCAGGCTGTTTTTATCGCTGTGGGTACACCCTCACGCCGTTACGGCCGGGATGCGGACCTGTCCTACGTTTATGAGGCTGCCCGCGAAATCGCCCGCAACATCAAGGGCTACACCGTTGTCATTAACAAATCCACCGTCCCGGTCGGAACCGGGGCCGAAGTCGAACGCATCATCCGCGAGGAGCGCCCGGACGCCGATTTCGATGTCGCCTCCAACCCTGAGTTCCTGCGCGAAGGCGCGGCGATCGAGGATTTCATGCGCCCCGACCGCGTCGTGGTCGGCGTGACAGGACAAAAAGCACAGGACGTACTGCGCGAAATCTACCGCCCGTTGAATCTCAACGAAACGCCCATCATGTTCACGGGCCGCGAAACGGCGGAAGTCATTAAGTATGCGGCCAATGCCTTTCTGGCCACCAAGATCACCTTTATCAACGAAGTGGCCGACCTGTGCGAAAAGGTCGGTGCCGACGTACAGCAGGTCGCCAAGGGCATCGGCCTCGATGGGCGCATCGGCGGTAAATTTCTCCATGCCGGACCCGGTTATGGCGGCTCGTGCTTCCCCAAGGATACGCTGGCGCTGGCCCGCACCGGACAGAAATTCAGCGCCCCGCAGCGCATCGTGGAAACGGTCGTGGCCGTGAACGAGGACCGCAAGGCCAGAATGGCCGATAAGGTCATGGACGTCTTCGGCGGCAATGTACGAGGCAAACGCATCGGCATCCTCGGCGTGTCCTTCAAACCCAACACGGACGATATGCGCGACGCCCCCTCCCTGACCATCATCCCCATCCTGCAGCAGGCGGGGGCGAGCGTTGCGGCCTACGACCCCGAGGCGATGGACCATGCCAAGACGATGATTGAGGACGTCGAATGGTGCAAAAGCGCCTATGATGTAGCCAAGGATGCCGACGCGCTGGTGATTATCACCGAATGGAACGAATTCCGCGCCCTCGACCTCAAGCGCATCGCAAGCGCTATGAAATCCCCCTGCATCGTGGACCTCCGCAACATCTACAAAATCCCGGAAATGCAGGAAAATAACTTCCATTATGTCTCGATTGGGCGTAAAGAAGTCTGCCCGGAAACGAATGTAGGCCTCAAAAAAGTCTCGAACGCCTAG
- the cysD gene encoding sulfate adenylyltransferase subunit CysD — translation MYKYLDELEAKSVYIIREAYNRVDPLCMLWSIGKDSTALLWLVRKAFLGRVPFPMVLLDTGMEMQEVYDFRDRIIKEWELNCINHMCPPEEEMDQTLPPATRSAMRKTEGLKTLLREHNFKGVIAGIRRDEQGLRAKERVFSPRTIDGNWDFKDQPPEFWDQYKTEFPEGAHLRIHPILHWTELDIWRYTQRENIPCCDLYFARKDAKTGKMMRYRSLGEKNITFPVESGARNIQEILHELETTNTSERAGRSMDKETEDSFERLRASGYM, via the coding sequence ATGTATAAATACCTTGATGAACTCGAAGCCAAGAGCGTTTACATCATCCGCGAAGCCTATAATCGCGTGGACCCGCTTTGTATGCTCTGGTCCATCGGTAAGGACTCAACCGCGCTGCTCTGGCTGGTCCGTAAAGCTTTTCTTGGGCGTGTGCCTTTCCCCATGGTTCTGCTGGATACGGGTATGGAAATGCAGGAGGTATACGATTTCCGCGACCGGATCATCAAGGAGTGGGAACTGAATTGCATCAACCATATGTGCCCGCCCGAGGAGGAGATGGACCAGACCCTTCCCCCCGCGACGCGCTCCGCCATGCGGAAGACCGAAGGTTTGAAAACGCTTCTGCGCGAACATAATTTCAAGGGCGTGATTGCGGGCATCCGCCGTGACGAGCAGGGGCTCCGCGCCAAGGAGCGCGTCTTTTCGCCCCGCACCATCGACGGCAACTGGGACTTCAAGGACCAGCCCCCCGAATTCTGGGACCAGTACAAAACCGAATTCCCGGAAGGGGCGCATCTGCGGATTCACCCGATCCTGCACTGGACGGAACTCGATATCTGGCGCTATACGCAGCGCGAAAACATTCCCTGCTGCGATCTCTATTTCGCCCGCAAGGACGCGAAGACAGGAAAAATGATGCGCTACCGTTCTCTGGGCGAGAAGAACATTACCTTCCCTGTCGAAAGCGGCGCCCGCAACATACAGGAAATTCTTCATGAACTGGAGACGACAAACACTTCGGAGAGGGCGGGACGCTCCATGGACAAGGAAACCGAGGACAGTTTCGAGCGTCTGCGGGCGTCCGGCTATATGTGA
- a CDS encoding entry exclusion 1 domain-containing protein: MAKVGAQRAAVLTGKSKSTIQRAMNSGKLSYALDQNDRRVIDVSELERVFGIKPESLNAGAAQNAPAAVDSDIDKERLALEIKLLELRLENAQEQIEDLRDQRDKWENQANQVLLTTQHTHKQIEDLRAEVREMDQKIKPKRSSQGSEPGAAPAAAKKLSAGNQNANSNAGASRFMFWKKAKA; this comes from the coding sequence ATGGCAAAAGTAGGAGCGCAAAGAGCCGCTGTCCTGACAGGGAAGTCTAAATCCACCATTCAGAGAGCCATGAACAGCGGCAAGCTGTCTTATGCTCTCGATCAGAATGACCGGAGGGTCATCGACGTGTCGGAACTGGAGCGCGTTTTCGGCATAAAGCCCGAAAGTCTTAATGCGGGTGCGGCACAAAACGCCCCGGCGGCGGTTGACAGCGATATCGATAAAGAGCGTCTGGCTCTTGAAATAAAGTTGCTGGAGCTCCGGCTTGAGAACGCGCAGGAACAGATCGAAGATTTGCGCGACCAGCGCGACAAGTGGGAAAATCAAGCCAATCAGGTTTTGCTGACCACCCAGCATACCCATAAGCAAATCGAGGATTTAAGGGCTGAGGTCCGTGAAATGGACCAGAAAATCAAGCCCAAACGCAGCTCTCAGGGATCTGAACCGGGTGCCGCTCCGGCGGCAGCGAAAAAACTTAGCGCGGGCAACCAGAATGCTAATAGTAACGCTGGTGCTTCGCGTTTTATGTTCTGGAAAAAGGCCAAGGCCTGA
- a CDS encoding transglycosylase SLT domain-containing protein: MNGLTNVIQNKNLTALTHKAPTPVVEAIAQASDATGVDFAYLLQQAKAESNFNPKAKAGTSSATGLYQFIDRTWLAMIKEHGEEYGLGDLADKIDSRFRVKDKAAKKEILALRNDPVVSAQMAAEFALENEQTLDKLWGGEVGATELYLAHFLGAGGASSFLNAKDENALTPAADLFPKAARSNRGVFYDSQTGKPRTLEQVYQFFDKKFQIEGGTPDPSTFMVARNEAPAPNATNSLYPAKARTRHPAPMGKVYDFHEFTALHQAPGAIPALPAKPMVQLEESVFRGQHLPPQPFKSLMTNPVDLMLLSQSDLNPAPEEDAKPAASDDKRRLNG; the protein is encoded by the coding sequence ATGAACGGATTAACAAACGTAATACAAAACAAGAATTTAACGGCGCTGACCCACAAGGCGCCGACCCCGGTGGTGGAGGCGATTGCCCAGGCCAGCGATGCCACGGGGGTCGATTTTGCCTATCTGCTGCAGCAGGCGAAGGCGGAGAGCAATTTCAACCCGAAAGCCAAAGCGGGGACCAGTTCGGCCACGGGGCTTTACCAGTTCATCGACCGCACATGGCTGGCGATGATCAAGGAACATGGCGAGGAATACGGGCTGGGCGATCTGGCGGATAAAATCGATTCGCGGTTCCGGGTGAAGGACAAGGCCGCGAAGAAGGAGATTCTGGCTCTGCGGAACGATCCGGTCGTCTCGGCGCAGATGGCGGCGGAATTCGCGCTGGAGAACGAGCAGACTCTGGATAAGCTCTGGGGCGGAGAGGTCGGCGCGACCGAGCTTTATCTCGCGCATTTCCTGGGTGCGGGCGGGGCTTCTTCGTTTTTGAATGCCAAGGATGAAAATGCTCTCACCCCGGCAGCGGATTTGTTCCCGAAGGCGGCGCGGTCGAACCGGGGCGTGTTCTACGATTCCCAGACGGGCAAGCCGCGGACGCTGGAGCAAGTTTATCAGTTTTTCGATAAAAAATTCCAGATCGAGGGTGGAACGCCCGATCCGTCCACCTTCATGGTGGCCCGCAACGAAGCCCCTGCCCCCAACGCCACAAATTCGCTTTATCCGGCGAAGGCCCGCACCCGTCATCCGGCGCCGATGGGCAAGGTCTATGATTTCCATGAATTCACCGCCCTGCATCAGGCGCCGGGGGCGATCCCCGCCCTGCCCGCCAAGCCGATGGTCCAGTTGGAGGAGAGCGTTTTTAGGGGCCAACACCTGCCGCCGCAGCCGTTCAAGAGCCTGATGACCAATCCGGTCGATCTGATGCTGCTGAGTCAGTCGGACCTGAACCCGGCCCCGGAGGAGGACGCAAAGCCTGCGGCGTCTGATGACAAACGGCGGCTGAACGGCTAA
- a CDS encoding acyl-CoA dehydrogenase family protein, which produces MSDYAPPVNEMLTMLFDVHGFTHPDIDRDTAISILEEAAKLASEVLAPLNHPGDKAGAKFDSGTVTTAPGFKDAYKQYCAGGWNAVPFDPEYGGQGLPWGLAFCIQEMWQGANMSFGLCPLLNQGAVEAISLHGSPEQKSRYLPKLIAGQWTGTMNLTESQAGSDLGLIRTKAEKQGDGTYKITGQKIFITYGEHDMAENIIHLVLARTPDAPPDVKGISLFIVPKFMEGGSRNAVRCIGLEHKLGIHASPTCTMEFDGAVGTLIGQENMGLKYMFTMMNNARLSVGLQGVAIAERAYQKAYAYAHQRVQGKSPVTGERVVIAEHADVRRMLQEMKDQITAGRGMTLEAAVALDQAAAGDEDARKKVELLTPIVKAWCTDMACEVTSTALQVFGGMGYIEETGIAQLFRDSRILPIYEGTNGIQAADLVFRKIIHDEGRTINNYLGKLERVLKAEDLEEVRKKTNEIIESGYNKNTTLTSLLAYPYLKAISSLLAKKYTKKLV; this is translated from the coding sequence ATGAGTGATTACGCCCCCCCGGTAAATGAGATGCTGACGATGCTTTTTGATGTTCACGGCTTTACGCACCCGGACATCGACCGCGACACCGCGATATCCATATTAGAGGAGGCGGCCAAACTGGCCTCCGAGGTGCTGGCCCCCCTCAACCATCCCGGCGACAAGGCAGGCGCTAAATTTGACAGCGGAACAGTCACAACCGCCCCCGGCTTTAAGGATGCCTATAAGCAATACTGCGCGGGCGGCTGGAACGCCGTGCCCTTCGATCCCGAATATGGCGGCCAGGGGCTGCCATGGGGGCTGGCCTTCTGTATTCAGGAAATGTGGCAGGGGGCGAATATGTCCTTCGGCCTGTGTCCGCTTCTCAATCAGGGCGCGGTCGAGGCGATTTCTCTGCACGGCTCGCCGGAACAAAAAAGCAGATATCTGCCCAAGCTGATCGCCGGCCAATGGACCGGCACAATGAATCTGACCGAATCGCAGGCCGGCTCCGACCTCGGCCTCATTCGCACAAAGGCAGAGAAACAGGGCGACGGCACCTATAAAATTACGGGTCAGAAAATTTTCATTACCTACGGCGAGCATGATATGGCGGAGAATATCATCCACCTCGTTCTTGCACGTACGCCGGACGCCCCGCCGGATGTCAAAGGCATCTCGCTCTTTATCGTGCCGAAATTCATGGAGGGCGGCTCTCGCAACGCTGTGCGCTGTATCGGGCTGGAACACAAGCTCGGCATCCACGCATCCCCGACCTGCACGATGGAATTCGACGGGGCGGTCGGTACACTGATCGGGCAGGAAAATATGGGCCTGAAATATATGTTCACCATGATGAACAACGCCCGCCTCTCCGTCGGACTTCAGGGCGTGGCCATCGCCGAACGGGCATACCAGAAAGCGTACGCCTATGCCCATCAACGCGTACAGGGCAAGTCTCCTGTGACGGGCGAACGCGTGGTCATCGCCGAACACGCTGACGTGCGCCGAATGCTGCAAGAGATGAAGGATCAGATCACCGCAGGGCGGGGGATGACTCTGGAGGCGGCCGTAGCCTTGGATCAGGCCGCGGCAGGAGATGAGGATGCCCGGAAAAAGGTTGAATTGCTAACACCGATCGTTAAGGCCTGGTGCACCGATATGGCCTGCGAGGTCACGTCCACCGCATTACAAGTCTTCGGCGGCATGGGATACATTGAGGAAACCGGCATAGCCCAGTTATTTCGGGATTCGCGCATCCTTCCCATTTACGAGGGCACAAACGGCATCCAGGCCGCCGACCTCGTCTTCCGCAAAATCATTCACGATGAAGGGAGGACAATAAACAATTATCTTGGAAAACTTGAAAGAGTGCTCAAGGCTGAAGATCTGGAGGAAGTTCGCAAAAAAACAAACGAAATCATAGAATCAGGCTACAACAAAAACACTACATTAACAAGCCTACTAGCCTATCCATACCTAAAAGCGATCAGTAGCCTCTTGGCAAAAAAATACACAAAAAAGCTAGTTTAA